AAATAACAATCACATGACATCATTTCGATTGCAAGATTAAAGGGAACAAGATCTCATCCAGACAGACGAACCACTGTAGCGCAGGTCATAGAAGATGTTGAGAAgcaaaaccaaataaaattaaGTGAATGGCAGCAAGCAGAACAGATAAGAATCAGCAAAGCCCCATAAATAACAATCACATGGTAGTGCTATTGATGATGCATcttctcttgttcttttttaatcaaatccGACTTGTTTAATAAGGGGACCAGTGAAAAGGAAACTGAAACTGATCGACAAATTTTGACCTTTTCGCAACCAAAATTGAGAAGGTGTGTCACAGAAGTCAGATTTCTACGGGTGCTTAGCCGGATAAAATTTGTATGTCTTCGCTTGACATACTCTTCAACCAAGCTTCCAATTATGGAATTGTCGAGATTGGTCGATGAATCACCAAAGTTCGACCTATTTACTTAATCCACAACTCATTCGCGAAATTCCCCATGAAAGCATTTCGCGGCTGTGATCAATGCATCAGGTCGCAGGATTACTTTCCTAAGAAACTGTCGCGATTTCCTGGCATCTAAAGAAACGAAGTCGGCGCTACATGGATTGAATAAGCTGATCGGCTGACGGACGACCGAACAGTGGATTCTTGCATGATCCTTCATGGATTTGTGTGTTGCAGGAAGTGGCAGAAACTAGAGTGTAAGTACATGGGAGGTGTACAAAGTTCGCACTTACAATAAAGAAAGACACATGGTGTCTAATTAGTAGGTGGAGGATATAGAATCCACGATGGAGTAGGCTCTTTATTATCTAGAATAATGCTACAACACAAAAGGCTATTATACGAGTTTTGTAGCATATTCTCGTCCGATTCTTGCATACCATCCAATTACAAAATTAATCATTTGTAACATGACAATATAAATTAATCTTGTATATCAATCTGGTATATAGTCACCCAAATACTTCTTAGCACACAAAACTTTCCACAAATAATGAGATTTGAACATGGAGGGTAAAGaattgccaaaaagaaaatagaattatgctaggagagagagagagcgaggaaAAAAACAgggaaattctctctctctctctatccaaagaaagaaaccctaaatttattttctcaaaactAAAATCGCAGGCACAGGAGAGATgatgaaagaaagcaaaagcgtGAAATATAGGCCAAAGGGTAGGCACCAGAGCCTGTGTCAGAATAACAATCATCGCTCTAACcccaaaattggtcaaaaaacgAAAATATTAGGCgtcaaaagaaggaagaaacttcATCCAAATTATGAATAATTCCACCTTTTTCTCTCGTTGAAAGTCGGAGAAGCATTCAAAGGCGAGAGAACCAGACGTGCCCAATGAAAAGGTTATAAAAGAAAGCTACACAAACTTTAAAATggtccccaaaaagaaaatttttaaaaaaaattacaaaaaagaaaagaaaagaaaaggaagctcTCACTACAAGAACTGCCCACATTCTAATTATCACAGTCACAATTTGCACTTTAAAGatgggatttttttaaaatcttttttacCAAGTTGTAATGATTTCGATGGTGCATTGACCACTCTCAAACTATCTCTAAATTCGATTTTATCCCACGTCGAATGGCATTGTACTGAGCTCGACATAATTTTCAGGAAGGGATTTTTCTATAAAACCACATAAAGATCTCAtgcaaaatttgagaaaaacaatCGTCCGATGAAATGCTCAACAAAGTGAAAAATCACATGAAAGACGAAGCAAAAACCTTTATTTAACCTTAAAGTACACGAAAGACGCGTGATATCTTTTTGGCTAAGCCGAGCAAAAGGAACTTACTTTCGGGGACGGGTGGCCGAGTTTCCCGGCGAGGCCCCGGGGCGCGAGATCCGAGCGCCGCCgagcgccgccgggcgaggggGAGGGGCGGAGGAACTTCTCGAAGATGGCCATGACCAGGAACATGGAGATGAGGACGGCGGTGGCCACGAAGCCGAAGGACACCGCGTTGACGGAGTCGTACTCGAActgcctcccgccgccgccgccgtggcCCGGCGGCGTCGTCAGCGAGCGGGGGTCGtgacggtggtggtggtggtagagAGGAGCTCCGATCGGCGGCCATTGATGACCGCCCCAGCTCAAGCCTCGCTCTCTCGCCATCGTCGTCTTCAAAGCATTGCTCTGCTCCCGGATcactgtagagagagagagagagagagagttttctgAGGCTTGTGACGAAGCAGCGTGTGGGCCTGCGTGCAAGCAAGTACTTGAGCTTTTCGAGTTTTTCTAacacagtagagagagagagagagagagaagaggctTTGGAATTTGGAGAGCTTGTTTTGCTCGTGTGACCATGTAATTGTCtacatatatatgtgtgtgtgtgtgtgtgtgtgtgtatgtgtgtatATGCACAAGATGACCGGCAAAAACTATATAAAAGAATTGTATCGCTTCCGCTTGTTATATGCTTTTTGACCCCCTCCAGAAAAATACCTTTTTATATGCTTAAGTGATAAATTAGATAGGGTGAAGAAGAATAAAACCGCATCAATAAAGTATGCATCCAGAATAGGTGGGGTCaaattaattatgttaatttttagttttgttGGTAAAAGGCTTCTAAAGTATTTATATTgacatatttatataattatgttATTGAGTCCCACGAAAATATTTACCGTTCGAAACTCTAGGTGATgatgctttatttttatttttatttttatttttgcaaaaaattataGGACACTGCATATGAAGATtacaaaaaactaatttttttagagttttttttttttttgacaatggAAAAATCCAAGGATAAATAAAAGTAGGCCCATGGAATATCTTTCGTGTATAATTTCCCCTTAAAGCCCCCAGCAATAATAGAGTATAATTCCCAGACAAAAagtgaatttttattaaagatgGGACGTGATATTTGCTTTTCCATTCTTTGTGTTGCGCTTTTCATGGCTGAGTTGATTGATCtgtttcaaataataataaataaataaagataacAAGGGGGGGGGAAAAAGCATATTTGCCTATATACACATTTTCCTTCTAAtgttttaaaaattcgaaattagagaAAATGGGCAACCAAtcatatatttaataaattaccCCAAGGAACAAGCAAAGCAACAAAGAAGTACATGTACCCAATTTTGATGTCTGGACAGCGACAAGGCAAGCCATCCCCACCCAACttcagaaacaaaagaattaaaaagaaatatattttttaaaatttattttggaggatgaaaattgaaaatatatatccCATAAGTTGATGTCCTGAATTTGATGCATCATTTGGCCATGCCCCTCTCTCCTAGCACCCATGTTTATCACcatactaaaaattcaattagtTTTATAACAGAAGTGTTCACATAAGTCATTTTACACTATAgcacttttttaaaaagtgatTAAACTGCTCATGTTGACTGTTTAACTGATAAGGGTTGGCCCACATTGTTTGTTCTAATacataaattcttaaatttatcaaaatgtgTCAATTGGCTTACTGTGTTTAGGGATAATGGATTGTCATCATTATGAATGATGAAATTAGTATGAAaggtttttaatattttatgttaTCTTGAATAggaccaatttaattttgttcctttGCATGGGAAAACATGGATCCTAACACATGacgaaatcattaaaaaaaaaggagaaaaataaaaacacctcTAATTGAGTTTCGAGAAACCCCCAAAAAGTACTTTCGAGTGGACCCCCATCAGGAGGAAACGATGCCCCACATGTTCAATCCCCACCAGCTTTCTATCTTGTCCATGCAAATCATGACAAACAAGGAGAGGACTCTCTGCCTTTTCCTCTCAAGGCAAAAGGGCATGGCCACTTgaccttttccctttttatttttgcaaaatttcaataagAAAGAGTTAATTAAAGTCATGCCTTACACATGTAAAGGTGTGATATTGTCAATCCAATCAAGTGGCCATTGTTTTATAACTTATGTTTATAAACAATTACAAACAATTTACTTTGTCAAATGAATGAGAACACATTTATTCATTAAGTAGATTCTGTTCATTATTGGTGCCTTAAGTTATTTAAAAGAACatactttgagattttttatctcCAGAGTAAGTGTGATCGGGCTTTAATCTTTCTATGTTTAAGCTATGTATTGGGAGGAAACATACCGGGTTGAACTTGTTTGATAGCCATCCAATGATAGTGCAAAGAGATCAAAGGTAACAAAGAGAACCAATGGCCGTCCCTTCATATAAAAAAGAGGGTCCTACAGATgtcatgacttttttttttgtcaagagaCCAATCACATGTTATGGAAGTTATCTTCTAACTATGATCTAATTCAAGCAATAAGTAGAgattttaattttcaagaaagagCATACGTAacacgaaaaaaaaattttttttgaaaattccaaCGTTTCTCAGATCTAATAACTTAGTAAGTGTGCTGAGAAATAGTTTTAAACACAAATCtattatgaacaaaattttactAACAAGTGTCGCAAATAAATTACCAATATAGACACACGCCCTTTTGGGTACATTGGCTTTTTTTCACGTTAGCATAATCAACACTTTAAAAgtcaaattattcattattATTGATTGGGCTTTCGTGAATATGGTCCCCATGAATATTTTGCATCACTTTTTTctactattattattttgtgCTAGGAAACTTGACGGCATCCATGCCATTAAGAACTCCCCCGCCCACGTTGGGCAACGCGCCCAAATGCTTCCCCAACCTCCACAGTGGTCCCCACCGATCCCCCTCCGCCCTCCCCCTCCCGCCACGTGGCGCCTCGCGGGCCCCGCAGCTCGATCGAGCTCCACTTCGGTCGGGCTTCGCATCGATGCCCAGAAAAAGAGGGtaagtaaagcaaaaaaaagaaaaaaagaaaaaagaaaaaaaaaagaaattccccgaaaaatgaatataaaaaaaaaaatgggggaaaacaAGGCGACAACGTCAGGCGTCCCGTGTCGGACTTTTCAGGTCCGCACCGGCATTTCGGGCCACCACCGGTCCTCGGGATTGTCCCCCTCCGACACCCCGACCCGGGATCGGACGGCCCCGACCCGGTATCGGACGGCCCCGATCCCGTCTCGGGATTGGGGCGAGATCGGGGCCGTCGACGTGAGTGAGAGGACTCGGGCGGTGTGGGTCAAAGAAAGCGACCGGACACCCGCACCCCCACCCACGTACGAGAGTACGGGCGCGCGTGCGCCTCCTCCCCGACGCACGTGCGGCCGCGGCCGGGTGCGGACAGAAGCGTGCGattcctctttctttcctccGGAAGTCTCTGCAACCGCCGTACGTATTATCGTATTTGTGGAGCTTTATTAACATAGCAATTTTTGAGTTATTATAAGAATAATAATTCGTTGTGaatcacaaattcttgaaagaattgacttacaaacatttttataatttttttattaacatagtaatttttaaaataaattattattatcacaataaattaaaaattgtaacTTAATCATTTCTCAAATACATATCGATATACGGAACATCACAGTTGAAACTTAACATTTGACATGGTGGGTATGGTTTGATTATGCCGCTAGAGTTGGGAAAGCAAAGTGGAGcgaaaaaaatggcaaatgacGATAAATCTTGTCTCAATATTCTCTATCAAGATTTCTTTATATTATGTGACAACTTGCATGATATTATAGAAGCTTCGAAATTTATTACGGGTAACGTTTTAAATGTTACACTAACGTGAACAAGAATTTGAAAGGTCATACTTGATTATGTTTCAACCAATTCATTCCACCTCGATTGCTACACTTGAACCAACATTAAACGCATGAAACGAAAGCTTTATGATGCAAGCGTCGGATTGATACGAGTTTCAGGACTCCTGCTGTAATTGTCcctttcaatatttttcaagaCCAAAgaatgtgttctttttttcctttttccaatgCCATTTATCCGGCTTGCACGAACAAGCCGCATGAGGATTAAAACGGGGGAGCATAATGACATGCGCACGTCGTGCCGGCAAACAATGCttatgaaaatttatgaaagtaTAATAACTTAATAAGACTAAAAGTACGTAAATTCGattagaaaagagagagagagagagagagagagagagtgcatgGACGAAAGATATAAATTCTCCCTTCTGTCAAGTGGGATtagtggatgacattattttaaaaattatgattattgGTCCGAATCTAAGCAAACAAAATACACAATCATTGATGTGGTCTATAATTCCTTTGCCATTTTTGGAAAGAATTAATCAAATCGCATTTTGGAGAGCTTTCCCTTCTAGCACGCTCTACTATATGTGTTGAGTAGATTAAAAGATGCTcgattgtttttattttttaataaagtttttttttatgacattggAAAATCCGTAAGCCGACAGCCAGCGGGCAAATCCTAGGGCCCACGGAGGAACCCACCACCCCTATGAAGTGGTAAGTCTACCTGCAACGACGTGCTGAGAATTCAAACTTCTCTCCTTCATGAGGGAGAGAAAGCCCAAAACTAACAGCGACATTCAATGGggtgtttactttttttttttttgtttaataaagttGATATCACGAAAAgtcttaaattgatatattggtgacaaatttatctcctgttaattttcgttaatttTAACCATTAAATTGCTGAATTGCATAACACATGGCAATTGATAGATGTACGGGTGTGAGGTTTTACTCTCcatttatcacatatgtaccaatttgtgatttttcattgtattaatttaatttaacaaaaactaatggagagtaaatttgttataaatgtatcagtttgaagtttttagttattaaaaatttgtttaagATAAGTTTATCAtaggtatactaatttgagtaTTTCGTGGCATAAACCCTTTTTCATATGCCTCGAAGAAATCTAGACTTGtttaatttcagaaaacatCATCAAGTTTTGTttaaaaagactaaaaaaaacaatcaaaatttgtcaaattaggaattcttttttttttcccttcgaaaataaatttagtttatgGCTAAGTTATCCCTTTCACGAAACTTTTACGGCTCAAGCATCAGACTGATACAAGTTGCAGGATTCCTActataattattcttttttcctttttccaatgCTATTTTGCATGAGCACGCGACATGAGGATTCAAATGGGGAGCGTAATGACATATACCGATCGTGCCGGCAAACAATGCTGAGGaaaatttatgaaagtagaAGAACTTAGTAAGACTAATTAAAAGGGCATGAACTCGattagaaaaaagagagagaatgcaTGGACGAAAGGTAGAAATTCTCCCTTTTCTCAAGTGGGATTAGTggatttatattattttaaaacgTTGGATTACCTGTCCGAATCTAATCAAACAAAAAACACAATCATCAATCGGGTCCGTCATTCCTTTCCATTCTTGGAAAGAATCGATCAAATTGCATTATGAAGAGCTTTCCCTTATAGCACgctctaaaatattttgtcgAGCAGATTAGAAGagctttccattttttttttttatatacctcGAAGAGTTCTAGACTTGTTTAGTTTCAGAAAGCATCaccaaattttgttttaaaacaggctaaaaataataaaaaaatcgttTTAAATTAGGCGTTCTTTTATCCcttcacaaataaatttagtACAAGTTGCATGATTGTGTTTTAGCGATGCAAGTTTTCCGATTGATCTGATATTTTTATGTGCACATTATTTCTGGGGTCATGATTTGAATAAGGCTACACATCAAGGTTTCGACGAGAAAGCTAGGGCTAGAAATGATTCTGCCCTTTAAATattgccaaatctggcgagaCAAGGAAAGAGCAACAACAATTCAATTTTGGGTAAAGAGATAAGCATTAGGGAAAAAGAGGATTATAATTACATGTCGAATTCTTGCCAAACATGAAATGAAGGATTGGGTCAGTTGATTCATCATCAGAAACCCTAACACAGCAAGAACTGCTGACCTAACAATCTACCGCgcctgccttttcttttctagcatgCTCCAGAGATCTGTTTCCATCATCTTCCTGTTCACTCACTGACTCCATTTAAAGCATGAACTCCACCATGTCATGTTTCGCATTctccttgtttttctttcttgaagagatagagagagagagagagagagtgtgaatATGTTCGCAAGAAAATAGTTTCTTGGAGGAAAACCTTGTGAGGAGAGTATGGTTgtatcttctttcttgttgttTGATGTTTTGTTCCTTAATTGAGAACAGCTGGAACAGTTTAGAATGTTGGACCTGGAATTGGACAGTTTAATATAAGAATTAGAGTTCACGGCTTTTCAAAACATCATTAGGATACAAGAATTGGAGTTCATGGATTGTCAAAACATCACTAGGCACCAGTGGAGTAGATAGAATTAACACAGACCAGGAGTCTCTTGGTTTCTGATCTTCTCACGATAGCTGAATGACACAACAATGACTACAAAACTCTCTCTCCATCCTCTTTGGCCGGCTCGAAATTTCTCCAGCACTCAGCATTTGGAGACATGTCGAACACGTGTGCCATTGACAACCGTCCTTGGCAAGTCCCTGGAGGCCCAATACCCGACCAAGAAATACAAACGGGTCCCGATCGGTGTGTCTGCAACGTATGTTGGCTGGGATGGGTGGCCGCCTGCTGTTGTCGGCATCAGACATGGCCACCGCTGAAGACAGTCTCTTGTAGCGACCCAGGGACGGTGTCCCACATGTTGAGCTCGGGATCATGGGCAATGATGTAGCCCTTCCAAGACCTGCGGCGATCTCCTGAGGTGAACAGCCTCCCATCATCAAGGGCAAGAATTTGGCTAGGTGGAACATCCGATTGCCACATTGTCGCCATCAGTTCCCATCTCCCCATGTTCGGATTGTACACATCGACCGAGCCATGCTCCACGATGAAAGGGATTGTGTGACCCGAGTCTAGCTTCTCGTTGTATCCGCCGATCACTTGGACTTTACTGTTCCATGTGACCACCGCGCATTCTTACCTCGACATGCTCATGCTAGGCACAGAACTCAGATCATACACCTCGGCAGATGGGATTCCCTTAGCACTAAACGAAGTGGACTGGTCCCCAGTGACGTATATTTTGTTGTCGCACACCATGCACGCAAAATCCTAACGCGGGGTCTGAAGAGGTGCACAAGAAGACCATCGATCGGTTCTAACACTATAACGGTGGATAGGACTTTGACCTCCACGTCCACCAACTCGGCCAATTCGTCCGAGGCATGAATCATTTCCTTGTAGCAGAGTCGGCCACGAATGATATTGATTGAATCTTGGAGTGAAACCATGGCGAAACCCTTCAAGACATGGCTCTCAATCATCCTAGGAATAAGGCTAACGTAATTCCACCAGTTGTTAGATGGGTCATAACATTCTATCCAGTTGGAGATGTTTGTGGTTTGTGTCGGTCGCCTTAGGCAAAACGAAAAGTAAACCTGGTAGCCAAAAGGGATCGAACTCCCGGGATGGCTCCAGCACTATGGGCCGTGGTAGAGAAGTGATTGAACCCATTGAAGGGGTACGGGAAGGTAACAAATTTGAGCTGATCTTTATCTAGCTTCTATTGTTCTTACAATTGCCGATTGATAAATTTCACGTAACGATGTGGTTGAAATATATGGCGTGGAGGCCACTGGATAGCACGAGAAGAACATTAGTTTTGTGGATTTCCGCTTGGAATGTCAGCCAGAAGGATGAGGCGGCATCTGAGCATGAAGGTGAAATGAAGTAAATTTCCTTATTGTTGATTGTTGAATGGAGAGTTCGGTCGGTTATTGTCGAACACTTTGTCCTTTTCTCGCATCATGGTTGAAGGTACATGGCAGGGTCAGGAGGATCCAAGGAGCTTATCAATGGAGGATTAAGAGAATAATCCTTATCCAAAACGATGCGGTCCTTCTTGCCCATCTATGACTTTTGAAGAACCGATTGTCCCCACTTCCATGGGGTTGTCGCCGGCCGTGCTGGGAGCTGATAATGACATAAGATGGGATTTTCAATTTCAGAACCAAAGCTCTTGACCCAACATATGTACTATAAACAAAGAATATAGAGGCCTTGTACATTAACTGGATGGTAACCCTGCTCTCAAGATGCCTGAAACTCTGAAAATCAATGAACTTTGGTGATTAATCCGATGACTTGATCGCAACCGTTCAAACAAACCATGGGCTTTGACTCTAGTTTTTCACTCCGATACTGCagatatttaaagaaaaatcagctAAATCTCTTAATTAACAAGTGCTCAGCGGACAGTTACTGCTGTAGCATATCATTGCTCGAAGCATGAGTTTAATCCTAACCATGCTACCACCACATTTATTTTAATCTGAGGTCATGAGAGCTGAAGCCCAGCTACTTGGAGGCTCGTGAAACACCTTACAAGCCCCACAAACAATAATACAATTGATAACTATAATTTAAGGAGACTTGGTTCCGATGAACATCATCCATTAACGAAAGAATTAAGTCTAAAACATCCTCTTCACTGCTAAAGTTCTAATCAAGGCCTCTTTCAGACCATAGTGTCATCTATGTGAATGCTTACCTAAAGGAAGCTCAATAAAATGAAGCATCGATGTGAACTTAGTGCAAGGCATTTTGTCCCGGAATGAACTGGCTAAAGGAACGCAAAAACTGAAGAAGATAAATAGatgagagaggagaaagagagctATGCTTAGCAGGAAGACGCCGTGTGAAAATCGTCTCAGCGACAGGAGAAGTCACCTACATATTCGCACATAACCGCACATCCAGCGGATTTATGAAGCTCGATAACTGTTCGAGATATTGTTCGATTCAGCAAGAAAGGAGAGAAGTCAAATCACCTTAATGGGTTGCAGCATCATTTGCTGATGGTTTCGCATGTTTCGCGACTTGTGAGTCTTGCCCATCGGAGCATATGCACTGCTTTGTGGTGAGGCATATTCCTTTCATCTCCTCCAGCCTACGGCTAGCAATTCTTGCTCGGGTTTCTTTCTAAAGTTATATCGATCGCCCATTTGTCCAGAAAGGATAAATATCAACATAATTCTTCCTTAATAAGAATTTGTGATCCCTTTGACAATCTTTATGAGACGAGAAGCTGCTTCCATACGAAGAactctacttatagaaacccaACCTTTGTTGTATGGGCAGCGAAATCAAGTCAGACTCGAATCTTATGATTCTAGAGGCAATAAGATCTTCTTGTATCATTCAGGTTCAATGGATTGATTGGACAAATAATCCTCAGAATTTCTATCTAACGGTTAACTTGGATATTGAGGAGTATTAAAGGATATCTTGGTGACGAAGGAAGAATAAGATTGAATTCTACAATTCTAAAGTTCAAAGAGAATTTTGATATTACATACTCATCTTTGTGAGCTAAAATTGTAATCTCCGAGAGGTTGTTATTAGGAGTATGAGATTAGAAGATACAATTGTGCGGGTGAGTGGACATAAGTTTATtgtaagccgaaccactataattatTATATGCAATTTTCTCTATCCCATAATCCCTTATGTATATTGTTTGATAGTTTATTGCACACAGCAGAATCTGATCATTGCATAGCTCATCTTCAGATGTTGTTCTCTAGCAATATTAAACTCGATTGTTTTAAATTCCGGTTAATCACTTATTCACCCTCCCCTCTAGGTGATAGTTCTAGCCCcaacaatttaaatcaaagcTGGATGCTCATCATTTTTTGAAGTGCTACATTACTTCTGAGCTAACGACTTATTATGGCTAGCAATATTGTACTACGTCTTTATGAATGTCAAGGTTATACAATGCctccatattttgatggaaaggagtACGGcatttgaagaaacaaaatgaaggcattcatCAGATCCAATGTTCCCTTAGAGTAGGACATAGTTCTAAAAGGAGTAAAACCCGAAGCATCATTGTTGCGACCTAACCTTGAGTGCATGACCTAgggtttgactaatggattactaagtccaaTCTTAGTTCGAACTCTCCCAAAACCTATACCAATTCGCAGCTtaaggttcaagtttttaacatacaaatgatttttcaattaggagtcaccATTAATCTATTCTTtagtgggtcaattagaaacccaagcaaaataacgagaaatttactttacttccgtgaactagagattgtgagttcggggattTGATTAAACTATATTtatctaacgccctttcgatacctactctcttttattaccaaaaaaaaaaaaatgttttgtaagcaacttgaattgattttaatttactttcctaatatGTGAAGTGACCATACGGGTATGCAAACCTTCAATTTAACACCtaagaaagtaataaataaattatgggaCTCACCTCATAGCAAAGAAATCATTTGTAATGTTAGCTCAAAATTCATATCAACAgttctaaatatgatttttaattaacatgcaTAATCACTcaaattttatcttgtttaatgaaatctaatctacgtgcaatgcaatttaagcaaatggcctaattctaacgatatttttttaaaattaaatggacctagcaacaattacTAAGTGGCATGCATTTtgtgaatctaattctatatgacatggacataatatttttgcatttttcattaaaattcgtaattcaaaattaccaaaaatagaaacctacctaaagtgagatattgtcTATTTTAacttaggaaatagactaaccAAAATtatatcttaacttagaaactTATCTCAACAAGCAACTCAATTCAAAGACATTATCTAACATGcattataattttattagaaaagtATCTAgactattctatcatgcaattctattttgaaaacaaatcCTAAACAACATGACATgaaatgtagtttttttttttttttaatctttaggATGAGGGaaacaatcaaatattcaaatcactcaatccaTAAAAGTGTCACCTGATCGATTCAAATGCGGAAACAATATCTAATCAACCTGAAATTTCGCGAATAAATTCAATAAAGTGATCtaaagccttaaagatcaaactATCAATTTTAAAGATACCAGCGGAGTCAATAATTTTATCTAAGGCCTTATAGATAAAATTGAAGATCACATGTggttgcgaattaggaaatATATCCTAATTTGGGGATACATATTGCTCAAGGTATGCAATTAGATTGCAATAAACATAAATTAAGTattcaaatattcaaatcaAATCAGTATCCTATAATTACCTAAACTCGTGGATTAGGTTTCCATATTGAACCAATAGTGGTGGATCACGAACAATGACTGGCGATGGTGTGATGGTGCACAGTGGGGGATTGCAGAAGGTATTCATGGCGAAGGTGGGACAATCTCCTTGTGGGGAGCTCTAGGAACCACTTGGACTTATGACTTTAACCAAAGATttatcctttcttcttgctcacgACAATGTTGGTTTTTGCAAGATGGAGCACTCCAAGGAACCTACAAAAGAAAGTAGTTTGAGTGCGATGAGGATTACAACCGATGATCTTTTGATGCTGTGACGCATTGTTTGTGACTGGGTTCAACGAGGGCCAATGCCCAAGCTACTTGGCTTGTCGGAAATCGAAAACCTTTGTAATTGTTTTGATGAACAAGCATACACGTGTACATAAATTAAGATCAAATTCTGATTGCAGCGAAAGTAAAAATGCTTATACACGTgg
This region of Eucalyptus grandis isolate ANBG69807.140 chromosome 8, ASM1654582v1, whole genome shotgun sequence genomic DNA includes:
- the LOC104441058 gene encoding uncharacterized protein LOC104441058; this encodes MARERGLSWGGHQWPPIGAPLYHHHHRHDPRSLTTPPGHGGGGGRQFEYDSVNAVSFGFVATAVLISMFLVMAIFEKFLRPSPSPGGARRRSDLAPRGLAGKLGHPSPKMTVYDDGVSVLMPGDDIPSYIAHPAPVPCPRENISWPPHRSDAPA
- the LOC120287101 gene encoding uncharacterized protein LOC120287101, which encodes MVCDNKIYVTGDQSTSFSAKGIPSAEVYDLSSVPSMSMSSKVQVIGGYNEKLDSGHTIPFIVEHGSVDVYNPNMGRWELMATMWQSDVPPSQILALDDGRLFTSGDRRRSWKGYIIAHDPELNMWDTVPGSLQETVFSGGHV